A genomic region of Limnohabitans curvus contains the following coding sequences:
- a CDS encoding amino acid ABC transporter substrate-binding protein → MKTLSHLMMGAAALATYLPAHAAQGSCTEPIVFGTTISETGPFSTLADRWRKMTEVFAEEVNKSGGIAVKACNKKLPLKFVIYDDQSVPATAVALFEKMATVDKVDFFVGPDWSSLGGPVPPVADKHKIPMVMANVATPSVYDRGLKYIWGTPFPVVPNWSTRYFEMLTTVSPKPQTIFFITHDNPVMKGITATWSKKAEEQGLKVLGNETFSAELKDFTALIAKVRAAKADIIYVSSFDNASVPLVQQMRQLKVRAMDVHHTMLTGALSRQVGKDIEGMTGELSWYPGIKGAYSDLVETVMKRSDVSMFDYIWTLGRLTSYLAMIQGIEKAGVVDREKVKEALFKSTIKSPAGDVSFDERGFPNTGAFTVQMNGGKVNVVWPPEAATGKLVWPSPSWQ, encoded by the coding sequence ATGAAGACACTCAGTCACCTGATGATGGGCGCTGCGGCGCTGGCAACTTACCTGCCTGCGCATGCCGCACAAGGTTCATGCACAGAGCCTATCGTCTTTGGAACCACCATTTCCGAGACCGGCCCTTTCTCCACACTGGCCGACCGCTGGCGCAAGATGACCGAGGTGTTCGCTGAAGAAGTGAACAAGTCTGGTGGCATCGCCGTGAAGGCGTGCAACAAAAAGCTGCCACTCAAATTTGTCATCTATGACGACCAGAGCGTGCCGGCCACAGCCGTGGCACTGTTCGAGAAGATGGCTACCGTGGACAAGGTGGACTTCTTTGTTGGCCCCGACTGGTCGTCGCTGGGCGGCCCGGTGCCGCCTGTGGCTGACAAGCACAAGATTCCCATGGTGATGGCCAACGTGGCCACACCCTCGGTTTACGACCGCGGCCTGAAGTACATATGGGGCACACCGTTTCCAGTGGTGCCCAATTGGTCGACACGTTATTTCGAGATGTTGACCACCGTCAGCCCCAAGCCGCAGACGATCTTCTTCATCACCCACGACAACCCGGTGATGAAAGGCATTACGGCAACTTGGAGCAAGAAGGCCGAAGAGCAGGGCTTGAAGGTGCTGGGCAACGAGACGTTCTCTGCCGAGCTCAAGGACTTCACCGCATTGATCGCCAAGGTACGAGCGGCCAAGGCTGACATCATTTATGTGAGCTCGTTTGACAACGCCTCGGTGCCTTTGGTGCAGCAAATGCGCCAGCTCAAGGTGCGCGCCATGGATGTGCACCACACCATGTTGACCGGTGCTCTGAGCCGACAGGTTGGCAAAGACATCGAGGGCATGACCGGCGAGTTGAGCTGGTACCCCGGCATCAAAGGCGCTTACAGCGATCTGGTGGAGACGGTGATGAAGCGCTCCGATGTGTCGATGTTTGACTACATCTGGACCTTAGGCCGACTCACCTCTTACCTGGCCATGATCCAGGGCATTGAGAAAGCCGGCGTGGTTGACCGTGAGAAGGTCAAAGAAGCGCTCTTCAAGTCCACCATCAAGTCTCCCGCGGGTGATGTGAGTTTCGACGAGCGCGGCTTCCCCAACACCGGCGCTTTCACCGTGCAGATGAACGGTGGCAAGGTCAATGTGGTGTGGCCGCCCGAGGCTGCGACGGGCAAGCTGGTCTGGCCTTCGCCAAGCTGGCAGTAA
- a CDS encoding UbiX family flavin prenyltransferase translates to MNPSQKKRLIVAITGASGAIYGVRLLEQLRVLPEWETHLIISNSGVLTASEELGIKRADIEALADVVHSVKDIGAAVSSGSFRTAGMVIAPCSMKTLAEIAHGLADNLISRAADVALKEHRRLVLLARETPLNLAHLRNMTAVTEMGGIVCPPVPAFYTRPTSLDDIVNHTVGRVLDLFDIDHRDLVQRWQGLNGSTP, encoded by the coding sequence ATGAACCCATCACAGAAAAAGCGCTTGATCGTGGCCATCACGGGTGCCAGCGGCGCCATCTATGGTGTGCGCTTGCTAGAACAGCTGCGCGTTTTGCCTGAGTGGGAAACCCACCTGATCATTTCCAATTCAGGTGTGCTGACGGCCTCTGAGGAGCTGGGCATCAAACGCGCTGACATCGAAGCCCTGGCTGATGTGGTGCACAGCGTTAAGGACATTGGTGCCGCAGTCTCCAGTGGCTCGTTTCGGACCGCTGGGATGGTGATCGCCCCGTGCTCGATGAAGACGCTCGCAGAGATCGCCCATGGTCTGGCCGATAACCTCATCAGCCGCGCAGCCGATGTGGCGCTCAAGGAGCACCGCCGCCTGGTGCTGCTGGCCCGCGAGACACCGCTTAACTTGGCGCACCTGCGCAACATGACTGCGGTGACCGAGATGGGCGGCATTGTGTGCCCGCCAGTGCCCGCCTTCTACACCCGCCCGACTTCGCTGGACGACATCGTCAACCACACCGTAGGCCGCGTGCTCGACCTCTTTGACATCGACCACCGCGACTTGGTGCAACGCTGGCAGGGCCTCAACGGCTCAACGCCGTGA
- a CDS encoding UbiD family decarboxylase has protein sequence MNKQTPTAAPFRDLREWLAHLESTGRLAVLREGVPLTHRLAAIAKKLDGRQAAFFPAAGGGTVPVVSGIMSQRSWIAEALGVSETGLLARFRQAAEKPLPCQEVSAAQAPCQQVVHLGADVLKLLPVPTHSEHDNGPYITAGLVIARNPVTGVQNVSINRIQVHSGTHMAILMLPRHLLAFYKEAESRQQALEVAVVIGVDPLTLLASQAIAPIDCDELEIAGALHGAPLPVVKCQTNGVHVPANSEIVIEGRLLPGVRELEGPFGEFPKYYSARERREVIEVDAITHRKQPIYHTIVPAEKEHLLLGSIPREATLLAHLQRSFPNVLDVHLSVGGVGRYHLFVKIRKAHEGQPKNVICAAFGAHYDIKQVIVVDDDVDVHEPQQVEWAVATRFQADRDLVVIPGAQGSVLDPSTTVGQHFADGEAPPTHLQGLSAKMGLDATRPVVYHEHVFTKVRIPGEAEIELANEVRVGVRINWQTGALQS, from the coding sequence ATGAACAAGCAAACCCCCACTGCCGCCCCCTTCCGCGACCTGCGCGAATGGCTGGCCCATCTGGAGTCCACCGGTCGACTTGCAGTGCTACGCGAGGGCGTGCCCTTGACGCATCGATTGGCTGCGATAGCCAAAAAGTTGGATGGCCGACAAGCTGCTTTCTTTCCCGCTGCGGGTGGTGGCACTGTGCCGGTTGTATCAGGAATCATGTCGCAGCGCAGTTGGATCGCAGAGGCCTTGGGCGTGTCTGAAACAGGCTTATTGGCGCGCTTTCGACAGGCCGCGGAAAAGCCACTGCCCTGCCAAGAGGTGAGTGCTGCGCAAGCACCTTGCCAGCAAGTCGTGCACCTTGGCGCGGATGTGCTCAAGCTCTTGCCTGTACCTACCCACAGCGAGCACGACAACGGCCCTTACATCACCGCAGGGCTGGTGATTGCGCGCAACCCAGTCACAGGTGTGCAGAACGTCTCGATCAACCGTATTCAAGTGCACTCGGGCACGCACATGGCCATCTTGATGTTGCCCCGCCACCTGTTGGCTTTTTATAAAGAGGCCGAATCGCGTCAGCAAGCGCTGGAGGTGGCGGTGGTGATCGGTGTGGACCCGCTAACGTTGCTGGCCTCGCAGGCGATTGCCCCCATCGACTGTGATGAGCTGGAGATTGCGGGTGCGCTGCATGGCGCGCCGCTGCCCGTGGTGAAGTGCCAAACAAATGGCGTGCATGTGCCAGCCAACAGCGAGATCGTGATCGAAGGCAGGCTGCTCCCAGGGGTACGCGAGCTTGAAGGGCCGTTCGGTGAATTCCCCAAGTACTACAGCGCACGCGAGCGCCGCGAGGTCATCGAGGTCGATGCCATCACGCACCGCAAACAACCCATTTATCACACCATTGTGCCCGCAGAAAAAGAGCACCTGCTTCTTGGTTCCATCCCGCGTGAGGCGACCTTGCTGGCCCACCTGCAGCGCAGTTTCCCTAATGTGTTGGACGTGCACTTGTCGGTCGGCGGTGTGGGTCGCTACCACCTGTTCGTCAAGATCCGCAAGGCCCACGAGGGGCAGCCCAAGAACGTGATTTGCGCAGCCTTCGGTGCGCACTACGACATCAAGCAGGTGATCGTGGTGGATGACGATGTCGATGTGCATGAGCCGCAGCAAGTTGAGTGGGCTGTGGCTACGCGCTTCCAAGCCGACCGCGATTTGGTGGTGATCCCTGGTGCGCAAGGCTCGGTGCTGGATCCGTCCACCACGGTGGGTCAGCATTTTGCGGATGGCGAGGCCCCACCAACTCACCTCCAAGGGCTCAGCGCAAAGATGGGGCTGGACGCAACCCGTCCGGTGGTCTACCACGAGCATGTGTTTACCAAGGTGCGCATTCCTGGAGAGGCCGAGATCGAGCTTGCCAATGAGGTGCGTGTGGGTGTGCGCATCAACTGGCAAACAGGAGCTTTGCAGTCATGA
- a CDS encoding LysR family transcriptional regulator: protein MQLRQIQYFLALYEEGSMTRAASRMNVVQPALSMQMAKLESEIGQQLFHRNTRGLAPAPAGHLMYKLFRPLLAEFAQARDQLMQTDGELSGHVSIGLIASVAQDLLAKVLKEFSQAHPRVTLALSEGYSPMLCKAVTEGQLDAAIINQPRRQLALKSHPLLSEDFVLVTGHKHPPLADILITREVVELKLALPTRLHGLRDILDSITQAEGIALAPALEVDSINALLQLVEMDTYAALLPRIAIRSRLHDGSLRAHTLVDPPLTRQVVCVTHPLRPLSPAAAAFITLLEQHAQSKVAQNTTTP from the coding sequence ATGCAACTCCGACAAATCCAATACTTTCTCGCGCTATATGAGGAGGGGTCCATGACTCGGGCAGCCAGCCGCATGAATGTGGTGCAACCGGCGCTGAGCATGCAGATGGCCAAGTTGGAAAGCGAGATCGGCCAACAGCTGTTTCATCGCAACACACGGGGACTGGCGCCTGCCCCGGCCGGCCATCTGATGTACAAGTTGTTTCGCCCTTTGCTGGCTGAATTCGCACAGGCACGTGACCAACTGATGCAGACAGATGGTGAGCTTAGTGGCCATGTGTCAATTGGGCTCATCGCCAGCGTGGCGCAGGACCTTTTGGCTAAGGTGCTGAAAGAGTTCTCCCAGGCTCACCCGAGAGTCACACTTGCTCTCAGCGAAGGCTATTCACCTATGTTGTGCAAGGCAGTCACAGAAGGGCAACTGGATGCTGCAATCATCAATCAGCCGAGGCGCCAGTTGGCACTCAAAAGCCACCCTTTGCTGAGCGAGGACTTTGTTCTGGTCACAGGTCACAAGCACCCACCGCTGGCTGATATCCTAATTACTCGCGAAGTGGTGGAGCTGAAGTTGGCATTGCCTACGCGCTTACACGGGTTACGGGATATTCTGGACAGTATCACTCAAGCAGAGGGCATCGCTCTAGCTCCAGCACTGGAAGTGGACTCTATTAACGCATTGTTGCAACTGGTGGAGATGGACACCTATGCCGCGCTTTTACCGCGAATAGCTATTCGTAGTCGGCTGCATGACGGCAGCCTTCGCGCGCACACGCTGGTAGACCCTCCGCTGACAAGGCAGGTAGTTTGCGTGACTCACCCGCTGCGTCCACTCAGCCCCGCGGCAGCCGCATTCATAACTTTGCTTGAGCAGCACGCCCAATCCAAAGTTGCTCAAAACACCACTACACCGTGA
- a CDS encoding TIGR02444 family protein — protein sequence MTPLTPSRPVELDTSLWRYAQTLYRRQGVSSACLELQSRIGLDVCVLIFALYATHGHRALSPEALANADKGLKAWREQVVLPLRQIRQAMKLGVHEVGSELNNWVREQVKITELSAEQVAIAYLDRQIVCLPNANESQDMHLRGFEHTLQCVLAHFAQMNGHLLGTLEVPDVRIAAELLVGEAEGLQHAEADEISWDSKD from the coding sequence ATGACCCCACTCACCCCGTCGCGTCCGGTTGAGCTAGACACCTCGTTGTGGCGATATGCCCAAACGCTATACCGACGTCAAGGCGTCTCATCAGCCTGCTTGGAACTGCAATCACGCATCGGGTTGGATGTTTGCGTGCTCATATTCGCGCTGTACGCGACCCACGGCCACCGCGCCCTGAGCCCTGAAGCCCTGGCAAACGCCGATAAGGGTCTAAAAGCTTGGCGGGAGCAGGTGGTGCTACCACTGCGACAAATCCGCCAAGCTATGAAATTAGGCGTACATGAGGTTGGATCAGAACTTAATAACTGGGTACGCGAGCAGGTGAAGATCACGGAATTGAGCGCCGAGCAGGTGGCCATTGCCTACCTGGACAGGCAGATCGTGTGCTTGCCAAACGCCAATGAATCTCAAGATATGCACTTGCGTGGTTTCGAACATACTCTGCAGTGCGTGCTTGCACACTTTGCACAAATGAATGGCCATTTGCTTGGGACCTTGGAAGTGCCTGATGTGCGTATCGCCGCAGAGCTACTGGTTGGCGAAGCGGAGGGTTTGCAACATGCTGAGGCCGACGAAATCAGCTGGGACTCGAAAGATTGA
- a CDS encoding DnaJ domain-containing protein, whose protein sequence is MLEISSSAEFDEIKAAYKKKIWQYHSDKVSKLAPEFKEMAERKSKQIHAAYEFIARRHEGS, encoded by the coding sequence GTGCTCGAAATATCGAGTTCAGCAGAATTCGACGAAATCAAGGCCGCCTACAAGAAAAAAATTTGGCAGTACCACTCGGACAAAGTCTCTAAGCTCGCCCCCGAATTTAAAGAGATGGCAGAGCGGAAATCTAAACAAATTCATGCGGCTTACGAGTTCATCGCTCGGCGCCATGAGGGCTCTTGA
- a CDS encoding TetR/AcrR family transcriptional regulator, with product MPAAGHEKSYRRRGRPPASQAGQFDERILQVATSLFLDRGFGRTTLDLVAQHAEVGKSSLYARYPSKGDLFAAVVTRSIQTMFDHLAPVPEGLKLGQRLQAVGEALIEGMLHPRCVAFMRITAAEADNFPDLALTAYRVSFDGAVFYVLKGLGAANLNAADPRLITLAQRFVEVVVQPLSFQAAFGVDAALLRLRASQCVHDAVELLQERFAMTNWEQPRT from the coding sequence ATGCCCGCTGCTGGCCATGAGAAGTCTTACCGTCGCCGAGGTCGCCCACCTGCTTCGCAAGCCGGTCAGTTTGATGAACGCATCTTGCAGGTGGCAACTTCTTTGTTCCTGGATCGGGGCTTTGGCCGCACTACCTTGGATCTGGTGGCGCAGCATGCCGAAGTGGGAAAGTCCAGCCTCTACGCCCGCTATCCCAGTAAGGGCGACTTGTTCGCTGCAGTAGTCACCCGCTCAATCCAGACGATGTTTGACCACTTGGCACCGGTGCCCGAGGGGCTGAAGCTTGGGCAACGCTTACAGGCCGTCGGCGAGGCACTGATCGAAGGTATGTTGCATCCGCGCTGTGTGGCGTTCATGCGCATCACGGCTGCGGAGGCAGATAACTTCCCCGACCTTGCCCTGACTGCATACCGGGTCAGCTTTGACGGTGCCGTCTTTTACGTGTTGAAGGGACTTGGCGCTGCCAACCTAAACGCTGCCGATCCGAGGCTCATCACACTGGCCCAGCGCTTTGTTGAGGTGGTTGTTCAGCCGCTGTCTTTCCAGGCGGCCTTCGGAGTGGATGCAGCCTTACTCCGGCTACGTGCGTCACAGTGTGTGCATGACGCTGTCGAACTGCTCCAAGAGAGGTTCGCGATGACCAACTGGGAACAACCCAGAACATAA
- a CDS encoding FAD-binding domain-containing protein, giving the protein MTPSGMPQVVWFKRDLRVEDHTALARATAAGPVLSVYAVELDHWHQPCTGDRQWQFVRECLLSLDVQLKSLGTALEVHVAPVIQMLDALYLRLGPFTLHSHQETGGLWTYARDRAVAAWCRDHDVRWHEYPQNGVVRPVSRRGRRFKEHWDAWAAVPLERLPAHLLWLEPTNGQTVLLLPRAIKTHSLPCAGRQKGGLQPARELLDSFLDGRGQGYGANMSSPATAEHGGSRLSPHIAHGSLSLRQIAQTMLEAREAAPRTHWHRQLHSYVTRLWWHCYALQVLENQPEMERQALVPEMEQLPRPMDLARFDAWRLGRTGWPMVDACMRFLHHHGWLNFRMRAMLVTVATHTLSLPWRPVADWLAQMFVDFEPGIHYTQIQMHSCMAASPVLRLYNPVTQARELDPQGHFVRRWVPELAAVPDEWIVMPWAMPATLRHRFGLEGAGDYPASLVDFEQVHRTVKAEIAALRSSLGLQAAPGFNERSRQAARGRRTPALKQADAKPSAQISLF; this is encoded by the coding sequence ATGACCCCATCGGGTATGCCGCAGGTGGTCTGGTTCAAGCGCGATCTTCGTGTGGAAGACCATACGGCTCTCGCACGCGCCACAGCCGCAGGGCCGGTGTTGTCTGTCTACGCCGTCGAGCTCGACCATTGGCACCAGCCTTGCACCGGTGATCGACAGTGGCAGTTTGTGCGCGAATGCCTGTTGAGTCTGGACGTGCAACTCAAATCGTTGGGCACTGCGCTGGAAGTTCACGTTGCGCCAGTCATCCAGATGCTGGATGCGCTGTACCTGCGGCTGGGCCCCTTCACGCTGCACAGCCACCAGGAAACCGGCGGTCTTTGGACGTATGCACGAGACCGTGCGGTCGCCGCCTGGTGCCGGGATCATGACGTTCGCTGGCACGAGTATCCGCAAAACGGGGTGGTTCGTCCCGTGTCGCGCCGTGGTCGACGATTCAAGGAGCATTGGGACGCTTGGGCAGCGGTGCCTCTGGAGCGCCTGCCGGCCCATCTCTTGTGGCTGGAGCCTACCAACGGCCAGACGGTGTTGCTGCTGCCGAGGGCCATCAAGACCCACTCCTTGCCATGCGCTGGCCGACAGAAAGGCGGCCTGCAACCCGCGCGTGAACTGCTGGACAGCTTCCTGGACGGACGCGGACAAGGCTACGGCGCCAACATGAGCTCGCCCGCCACTGCCGAGCATGGAGGCTCGCGCCTGAGCCCGCATATCGCGCACGGTAGCCTGAGTCTGCGTCAGATCGCGCAGACCATGCTTGAGGCCCGCGAAGCCGCACCCCGGACGCACTGGCATCGCCAACTCCATAGCTATGTGACGCGGCTCTGGTGGCATTGCTACGCGTTACAGGTGCTGGAAAACCAGCCGGAGATGGAACGCCAGGCTTTGGTGCCCGAAATGGAGCAGCTGCCGCGCCCTATGGACTTAGCGCGATTCGATGCATGGCGGCTCGGCCGCACGGGTTGGCCGATGGTCGATGCCTGCATGCGATTCCTGCACCACCACGGTTGGCTCAACTTCCGCATGCGCGCCATGCTGGTGACGGTGGCCACGCATACCCTGTCCTTGCCGTGGCGACCCGTGGCCGACTGGCTGGCGCAGATGTTCGTCGACTTCGAGCCAGGCATTCACTACACCCAGATCCAGATGCACAGCTGCATGGCCGCCAGCCCGGTGCTGCGCTTGTACAACCCGGTCACACAGGCGCGTGAGCTGGACCCGCAGGGGCACTTCGTGCGCCGTTGGGTGCCTGAGCTGGCGGCGGTGCCCGACGAATGGATCGTCATGCCCTGGGCGATGCCAGCGACATTGCGACATCGGTTCGGCTTGGAAGGTGCTGGCGACTACCCTGCTTCCTTGGTCGACTTCGAGCAAGTGCACCGCACCGTCAAGGCCGAGATCGCCGCCCTGCGGTCCAGCCTCGGATTGCAGGCGGCCCCTGGGTTCAACGAGCGATCCCGCCAAGCTGCACGCGGTCGGCGCACTCCTGCGCTGAAGCAGGCGGACGCCAAACCGTCTGCGCAGATCAGTCTCTTCTAA
- a CDS encoding DUF2461 family protein, producing the protein MKFSSRTLSFLTEAGQQTDPNWLEENQAAYEAHVRGPFIDLAERLKTALQPIVSDYHFPVKGIGRIKKTANHVVSGGPCCKDWLSISISKPSESRFERNPHLFFGILPNIPPYKGVVVAGGLFMPSGPQLKRVRNAIARDAQAFHALFADPAFKARFETDFSREEVASRPPRGFNPDHSDMEWLKLKDFWW; encoded by the coding sequence ATGAAATTTTCAAGCCGAACACTCTCTTTTCTGACCGAAGCTGGCCAGCAGACCGATCCGAACTGGTTGGAGGAAAACCAAGCTGCCTATGAAGCCCATGTCAGGGGGCCGTTCATTGACCTGGCCGAGAGGCTCAAGACGGCACTCCAGCCAATCGTTTCGGATTACCACTTCCCGGTCAAAGGGATCGGCCGGATCAAGAAAACTGCCAACCATGTGGTCAGTGGCGGCCCTTGCTGCAAAGACTGGCTGTCGATTTCCATCTCTAAGCCGTCGGAGTCTCGCTTTGAGCGCAACCCGCATTTGTTTTTTGGCATTCTTCCCAACATCCCGCCTTACAAGGGAGTCGTGGTGGCGGGTGGGCTTTTCATGCCCTCCGGCCCGCAGTTGAAAAGGGTCAGAAATGCCATTGCACGGGACGCGCAAGCTTTTCATGCTTTGTTTGCCGATCCTGCATTCAAGGCTCGCTTCGAGACCGACTTTTCACGTGAAGAAGTGGCGTCCCGCCCGCCACGAGGGTTCAACCCAGATCATTCGGATATGGAGTGGTTAAAACTCAAGGATTTTTGGTGGTGA
- a CDS encoding MarR family winged helix-turn-helix transcriptional regulator has translation MTLTVKTAMALSSIASSATIQRKIDVLCKFGLIDKVFDDKNRRTKYLVPTAVANQYFSSLGDAMKQSLMPGKVTDEDVIVR, from the coding sequence ATGACGTTGACAGTCAAAACAGCAATGGCCCTTAGTTCAATTGCAAGTTCTGCAACGATTCAGCGAAAAATCGATGTTTTATGCAAATTTGGGCTGATTGATAAAGTTTTTGACGATAAAAATCGCAGAACAAAGTACCTCGTTCCCACCGCAGTCGCTAACCAGTACTTTTCTAGCCTTGGTGATGCAATGAAGCAATCACTGATGCCAGGCAAAGTTACCGATGAAGATGTAATCGTCCGATAA
- a CDS encoding TerC family protein, with the protein MELLTDPQAWIAFATLTALELVLGIDNIIFISILVDKLPPEKRELARRIGLFMAMFMRIGLLLLLSVIVGLVEPLFTAFGKDISGRDLILISGGLFLIWKSTGEIHQSLEGEEDHGGSAVKATMFAIILQIMVIDLVFSLDSIITAVGMVDEVAIMIAAVIASVGLMMAFASGIGRFVSNHPSIKMLALTFLVVVGVVLMAEGLGHHIPKGYIYFAMAFSVIVEMLNIRFRKRAKNVVQLHQNMP; encoded by the coding sequence ATGGAACTCTTGACCGACCCACAAGCGTGGATTGCCTTTGCCACGCTGACCGCACTCGAACTGGTGCTGGGCATTGACAACATCATCTTCATTTCTATCTTGGTGGACAAATTGCCCCCAGAGAAGCGTGAGTTGGCGCGCCGCATTGGCCTGTTCATGGCCATGTTCATGCGCATCGGCTTGCTGCTGCTGCTGTCGGTCATTGTGGGTTTGGTCGAGCCTTTGTTCACCGCGTTTGGCAAAGATATTTCTGGCCGTGACCTGATTTTGATTTCAGGCGGCCTGTTCCTGATTTGGAAAAGCACTGGTGAAATTCACCAATCCCTCGAAGGTGAAGAAGATCACGGAGGCAGCGCGGTCAAAGCCACCATGTTCGCCATCATCTTGCAAATCATGGTGATCGACTTGGTGTTCTCGCTCGACTCCATCATCACCGCCGTGGGCATGGTGGACGAGGTGGCCATCATGATTGCCGCCGTCATCGCGTCTGTGGGTTTGATGATGGCGTTTGCTTCGGGCATTGGCCGCTTTGTGTCAAACCACCCGTCCATCAAAATGCTGGCCCTGACCTTCTTGGTCGTGGTGGGCGTGGTGTTGATGGCCGAAGGTTTGGGCCACCACATTCCAAAAGGCTACATCTACTTCGCGATGGCGTTCTCGGTGATTGTGGAGATGCTCAACATCCGCTTCCGCAAACGCGCCAAAAACGTGGTCCAACTGCACCAGAACATGCCTTAA
- a CDS encoding enoyl-CoA hydratase: protein MSYEFITIHTEADKVGVITLNRPKQLNALNAGLMVELGQALKDFDANEAIGCMVITGSEKAFAAGADIGAMATYSFADVYKNDYITRDWETIRSIRKPVIAAVSGFALGGGCELAMMCDFIIAADNAKFGQPEIKLGIIPGAGGTQRLPRAVGKSKAMDLALTGRMMDATEAERAGLVSRVVPLDKLMEETLGAALMICGYSQIAAMAAKESVNRAFEGTLADGVMFERRLFHALFATADQKEGMDAFVNKRPADFKHQ from the coding sequence ATGAGCTACGAATTCATCACCATCCACACCGAAGCCGACAAAGTGGGCGTCATCACCCTCAACCGCCCCAAGCAGCTCAATGCGCTGAACGCCGGTTTGATGGTGGAGTTGGGCCAAGCCCTCAAAGACTTTGATGCCAACGAAGCCATCGGCTGCATGGTCATCACCGGCAGCGAAAAAGCATTTGCCGCAGGCGCTGACATTGGCGCCATGGCCACCTACAGCTTTGCTGACGTGTACAAAAACGACTACATCACCCGCGATTGGGAAACCATCCGCAGCATCCGCAAACCCGTCATTGCGGCGGTAAGCGGCTTTGCTTTGGGTGGTGGCTGCGAGTTGGCGATGATGTGCGACTTCATCATCGCCGCTGACAACGCCAAGTTTGGCCAACCCGAAATCAAGCTCGGCATCATCCCAGGCGCGGGCGGCACGCAACGCTTGCCTCGCGCGGTGGGTAAATCCAAAGCCATGGACCTGGCTTTGACAGGCCGCATGATGGACGCGACCGAGGCCGAACGCGCTGGCTTGGTCAGCCGCGTGGTGCCGCTGGACAAATTGATGGAAGAAACCTTGGGTGCAGCGCTGATGATTTGCGGCTACTCGCAAATCGCCGCCATGGCCGCCAAAGAGTCGGTCAACCGCGCGTTTGAAGGCACCTTGGCCGATGGCGTGATGTTTGAACGCCGCCTGTTCCACGCCTTGTTTGCCACTGCCGACCAAAAAGAAGGCATGGACGCGTTTGTCAACAAACGCCCTGCCGACTTCAAACACCAATAA